A single region of the Tachyglossus aculeatus isolate mTacAcu1 chromosome X1, mTacAcu1.pri, whole genome shotgun sequence genome encodes:
- the LOC119949922 gene encoding uncharacterized protein LOC119949922: MVRAEKPEVAQAQTAPNPSLLSRACAHGPAPSSSEARVRESGPRRPSPFLCPSPPCAPWEGRCPRRRAFSAWLEATALGSDAGAPRTPFSGVCVCVRTRARDSPQAAIFSRPPLRCPGQRAQYSTAAADAEGDPLPGRQGFCPILAGVVHCLALGAPCTSMLLEASTGGLRKRPEKSLGSGSPAVTVAVSAGVGYGDYGTITRRSVTGDDSGFSRRDLRDPSSRIAGQPWIRGLVTSPWLAGSRRAGKPL; encoded by the exons ATGGTGCGCGCAGAAAAGCCCGAAGTGGCGCAAGCGCAGACGGCCCCAAATCCGAGCCTGCtctcgcgcgcatgcgcgcacggTCCCGCCCCGTCCTCTTCGGAG GCGCGCGTGCGCGAGAGTGGTCCGCGGCGGCCCTCCCCGTTTCTCTGTCCGTCCCCTCCGTGCGCTCCCTGGGAAGGACGTTGCCCGCGGAGACGAGCCTTCTCGGCCTGGTTGGAAGCCACGGCCCTCGGCTCCGACGCGGGGGCCCCCCGCACCCCGTtttctggggtgtgtgtgtgtgtgcgcacgcgcgccAGAGATTCCCCTCAGGCCGCCATCTTCAGCCGTCCCCCCCTTCGTTGTCCAGGACaacgcgctcagtacagtaccgcCGCTGCTGATGCTGAGGGAGACCCCCTTCCAGGGAGACAG ggCTTCTGTCCCATCCTGGCTGGTGTGGTACATTGTCTGGCCCTGGGGGCCCCCTGCACCAGCATGCTCCTGGAAGCCAGCACGGGCGGGTTGAGGAAGAGGCCTGAGAAGTCCTTGGGCTCCGGGTCTCCAGCTGTGACCGTGGCAGTTTCAGCGGGAGTTGGCTACGGTGACTATGGGACCATCACTCG CAGGAGTGTGACCGGTGACGACTCAGGATTCAGTCGCCGGGACCTGAGGGATCCAAGCTCCAGGATCGCCGGGCAGCCGTGGATCCGCGGGCTGGTGACCTCACCCTGGCTTGCAGGGAGCCGGCGGGCCGGAAAACCTCTGTAG